The Desulfohalovibrio reitneri genome contains a region encoding:
- a CDS encoding phage protein Gp36 family protein, which translates to MSTYCTPDDMRTWLPENELIQLADDSLDGSGTWESVAEVLEDAIERGSAEVDGYLETVMELPLPTPLPGLVKSLAARLAVSALLLRRGALGPDWEAERARCLRTLERIADGRLRLGAEPAEQSAMPDTLIEVSTPARLWGDDTWRKF; encoded by the coding sequence ATGAGCACCTACTGCACGCCCGACGACATGCGCACCTGGCTTCCGGAGAACGAGCTGATCCAGCTGGCCGACGACAGCCTGGACGGTTCCGGCACCTGGGAGAGTGTGGCCGAGGTCCTGGAGGATGCCATCGAGCGCGGCTCCGCCGAGGTTGATGGCTACTTGGAGACGGTCATGGAGTTACCGCTCCCCACGCCTTTGCCCGGCTTGGTTAAGAGCCTCGCCGCCCGCCTGGCGGTTTCCGCCCTGCTGTTGCGGCGAGGGGCGCTGGGGCCGGATTGGGAAGCGGAGCGGGCCAGGTGTCTGCGCACGTTGGAACGCATAGCCGATGGCCGCCTGCGCCTTGGGGCCGAGCCCGCTGAACAATCCGCCATGCCAGACACCCTCATCGAGGTGTCCACCCCGGCACGGCTGTGGGGTGATGATACCTGGAGGAAGTTCTAA
- a CDS encoding major capsid protein, with protein MTINDLRQFYTPAAVAARLKSLPKLKTSILDLVYQIRRRHPFAMVAAEDITELGVAQPLVMRGAPSLRMGGSPTAVGMYEPYEVSLHRDLTAAAMNDLKQLGRDGIQTHLANLDDSMRRASRATAEGIAATSLTGTISWPVQNESGSFQTYEVQFGSPHSHTPSTLWDAAEAKIRQVFADLQAMETLITDSGYASTVVFLAGSSAYTALLALSEAYAENPRAKLRVDVSEEGISIGGYLVKRMSEKYRNPQTGVSTPKVPSTKICAVGTDAPFSLFYCAIDDLDGKLQPLPYFSKPVKLADPSVHRIIGKSKPFPVPVVKAICWATVTSA; from the coding sequence ATGACCATCAACGATCTGCGGCAGTTCTACACCCCGGCGGCGGTGGCCGCCCGGTTGAAGAGCCTGCCCAAACTCAAGACCTCCATCCTGGATCTGGTGTACCAGATCCGCCGCCGTCACCCCTTCGCCATGGTGGCGGCCGAGGACATCACCGAGTTGGGCGTGGCCCAGCCGCTGGTCATGCGCGGCGCGCCCAGCCTGCGTATGGGCGGCTCGCCCACGGCGGTGGGCATGTACGAGCCCTACGAGGTATCCCTGCACCGCGACCTGACCGCCGCCGCCATGAACGACCTCAAGCAGCTGGGGCGCGACGGCATCCAGACGCACCTGGCCAACCTGGACGACAGCATGCGCCGCGCCAGCCGCGCCACCGCCGAAGGCATCGCGGCCACGTCCCTGACCGGCACCATCTCCTGGCCGGTGCAGAACGAATCCGGGAGTTTCCAAACCTACGAGGTCCAGTTCGGCAGCCCGCACAGCCACACCCCCTCCACTCTCTGGGACGCGGCCGAGGCCAAGATTCGCCAGGTGTTCGCCGACCTCCAGGCCATGGAGACCCTGATCACCGACTCCGGCTATGCGTCCACGGTGGTCTTCCTGGCCGGGTCCAGCGCCTACACCGCCCTACTGGCCCTGTCCGAGGCCTACGCCGAGAACCCCCGGGCCAAGCTGCGGGTGGACGTCTCCGAGGAAGGAATCTCGATCGGCGGGTACCTGGTCAAGCGGATGTCCGAGAAGTACCGCAACCCGCAGACCGGGGTGTCCACGCCCAAGGTCCCGTCCACCAAGATCTGCGCGGTGGGCACGGACGCGCCGTTCTCCCTGTTCTACTGCGCCATCGACGACCTGGACGGAAAGCTGCAGCCGCTGCCGTACTTCAGCAAGCCGGTCAAGCTGGCGGACCCGTCGGTCCACCGCATCATCGGAAAGTCCAAGCCGTTCCCGGTGCCGGTGGTGAAAGCCATCTGCTGGGCCACGGTGACCTCGGCCTAA
- a CDS encoding phage minor head protein yields the protein MPVSPPLLPFQEARDYWASKGIVTRKEFDRLEGVARSRAFTVSGLARMDQLAEVHSAIGHAVENGESLADFKTRVRGLIERKGWSSWRVETIFRNNVQSAYMAGRHAQMMRAAQARPYWRYVAVKDSRTRPSHLALNGMVYRHEHPFWKQFYPPNGHRCRCSVVTLSGRQVEARGYQVEEDMPDMVEPIDPATGEKLPPVRPWPDKGFATNVGESWTSGVTPEPIRLDDIKPVATRTICRDGHGLFADDPCKPPLADLDRRHVLPVEEGDLLEKGLQPEVYVKTFLAEFGLNSLDGETVHRLHGGLPLPINKWFFVDKATRDWKVTSWKDKGPYMKLLARTIKRPFEIWQITSEIRGKPVQSIRLVRLFARQGKDIGGFCVWHLLDGKWASATAFSPKAERSPKAILEYLERMREGILLFREKLT from the coding sequence ATGCCGGTTAGTCCGCCTCTGCTGCCCTTCCAAGAGGCCCGCGATTACTGGGCGTCCAAGGGCATCGTCACCCGGAAGGAATTCGACCGCCTGGAAGGCGTCGCCCGCTCCCGCGCCTTCACTGTTTCCGGCTTGGCCAGGATGGATCAGCTGGCTGAAGTCCACTCGGCCATCGGCCACGCCGTCGAGAATGGGGAGAGCCTGGCGGACTTCAAGACGCGTGTCCGAGGGCTGATCGAGCGCAAAGGGTGGAGTTCGTGGCGCGTGGAGACCATCTTCCGCAACAACGTCCAATCCGCGTACATGGCGGGCCGTCACGCCCAGATGATGCGGGCCGCCCAGGCCCGTCCGTACTGGCGGTACGTGGCGGTCAAGGACAGCCGCACCCGCCCCAGCCATCTGGCCCTGAACGGCATGGTGTATCGCCACGAGCATCCCTTCTGGAAGCAGTTCTATCCGCCCAATGGCCATCGGTGCAGGTGTTCCGTGGTCACATTGTCCGGACGGCAGGTTGAGGCGCGCGGTTACCAGGTCGAGGAGGACATGCCCGACATGGTGGAGCCGATTGACCCCGCCACCGGTGAAAAGCTGCCTCCGGTGCGGCCCTGGCCGGACAAAGGGTTCGCCACCAACGTGGGTGAGAGCTGGACGTCCGGAGTCACCCCCGAGCCCATCAGGCTCGACGACATCAAGCCCGTGGCCACCAGGACCATATGCCGCGACGGACACGGCCTCTTCGCCGACGATCCGTGTAAGCCGCCCCTGGCGGATCTGGACCGGCGGCACGTCCTGCCTGTCGAGGAAGGGGACCTGCTGGAAAAAGGACTCCAGCCGGAGGTGTACGTCAAAACATTCTTGGCTGAATTCGGCCTGAATTCCCTGGATGGAGAAACCGTGCATAGGCTGCACGGCGGGCTGCCACTGCCCATCAACAAATGGTTCTTTGTCGACAAGGCGACACGTGATTGGAAGGTCACGTCATGGAAGGACAAGGGGCCGTACATGAAGCTGTTGGCCAGGACCATCAAAAGGCCATTCGAGATTTGGCAGATCACCAGCGAAATCAGAGGAAAGCCTGTTCAGTCGATACGCCTGGTCAGGCTCTTCGCCAGGCAGGGAAAGGATATCGGCGGATTCTGTGTCTGGCATTTGCTGGACGGGAAATGGGCCAGCGCCACCGCCTTTAGTCCGAAGGCTGAAAGATCGCCCAAGGCAATCCTCGAATACTTGGAGCGAATGCGGGAAGGAATCCTGCTGTTTAGGGAAAAGCTCACGTAG
- a CDS encoding phage portal protein family protein: MDGLWISPSEFRSFSSTRREELFNELATREAAGEDVFGSFLGLLPDPDPILRKRGEDAEVLDELTADDQVTMAIQSRKLGTLHKYDYQIKPGHTRGEEPSTGAQRLADELIEDLERVDLYNVVSEILDAPYYGHTVAELMWRQDNGRIRLDGITVKPRRWFGFDGDRRLVFLSMGAPNGEPMPEDKFLVARHFPTYDRPHGLRLLSRCLWPVAFKKGGVRFWSNFMERFGIPWVIGKAPQQSSREERQRMSSDLASMVQTATAVLPSGSEVDIHEASGKSGDLHQSFVKMWDAAISKVLMGQTLTAELGKAGSRAASETHYAVLGDYREADERIVAQFFDSLGRIYGQLNAPGERPPVWRYEEPADQDREAALAKKITESGKVRFTSVFYKRRFGLMDDEFLVEGEGSQNEDHGGEFAEGEARDGQDALDAMLDDLMPEAQQAAEERKRAILEAVDRAESFEDMQILLAELLPELEADSFEQLMRRALLAADLHGQLTAREDPDAG, translated from the coding sequence ATGGACGGCCTCTGGATTTCCCCCTCCGAGTTCCGGTCATTCAGCAGCACCCGGCGCGAGGAACTGTTCAACGAACTGGCCACGCGTGAGGCGGCTGGCGAGGACGTGTTCGGCTCATTCCTCGGCTTGCTGCCCGACCCCGATCCCATCCTGCGTAAACGCGGCGAGGACGCGGAGGTATTGGATGAGCTGACCGCGGATGATCAGGTCACAATGGCCATCCAGTCGCGCAAGTTGGGGACGCTGCACAAGTACGATTACCAGATCAAGCCGGGACACACGCGCGGCGAGGAGCCAAGCACGGGAGCACAGCGCCTGGCTGACGAGCTGATCGAGGACCTGGAGCGAGTGGACCTCTACAACGTGGTCAGCGAAATCCTGGACGCCCCCTACTACGGCCACACCGTGGCCGAGTTGATGTGGCGGCAGGACAACGGCCGCATCCGCCTCGACGGCATCACCGTCAAGCCCCGGCGGTGGTTCGGCTTCGATGGAGATCGACGCTTGGTCTTTCTCTCCATGGGGGCTCCCAATGGCGAGCCGATGCCGGAGGATAAATTCCTGGTGGCCAGGCACTTCCCCACCTATGACCGCCCGCACGGCCTGCGGCTCCTGTCGAGGTGCCTCTGGCCGGTAGCCTTCAAGAAAGGCGGGGTGCGTTTTTGGTCGAACTTCATGGAACGCTTCGGCATTCCCTGGGTGATCGGCAAGGCCCCGCAACAGTCCTCCCGTGAGGAACGGCAGCGCATGTCCTCCGATCTGGCCAGCATGGTTCAGACAGCCACGGCCGTGCTGCCGAGCGGCAGCGAAGTGGATATCCACGAAGCCAGCGGCAAAAGCGGCGATCTGCATCAGTCCTTCGTCAAGATGTGGGATGCGGCCATCTCGAAGGTGTTGATGGGGCAGACGCTGACGGCCGAACTGGGCAAGGCAGGCAGCCGAGCTGCCAGCGAGACGCACTACGCCGTGCTGGGGGACTACCGCGAAGCGGACGAGCGCATCGTGGCTCAATTCTTCGACAGCCTTGGCCGCATCTACGGGCAGCTGAACGCTCCGGGTGAGCGCCCCCCCGTGTGGCGCTATGAGGAACCGGCGGACCAAGACCGTGAGGCGGCTCTGGCCAAAAAGATCACGGAATCCGGCAAGGTCCGATTCACCAGCGTCTTCTACAAACGGCGCTTCGGCCTGATGGACGATGAGTTCCTGGTCGAGGGCGAAGGTAGCCAGAATGAAGACCATGGCGGGGAGTTCGCCGAAGGAGAGGCCCGAGACGGCCAGGACGCCCTGGACGCCATGCTGGATGATCTCATGCCCGAAGCGCAGCAGGCCGCAGAGGAACGCAAGCGGGCGATTTTGGAGGCTGTCGACCGGGCCGAGTCGTTCGAGGACATGCAGATCCTGCTCGCGGAGTTGTTGCCGGAGTTGGAAGCCGACTCCTTCGAGCAGCTGATGCGCCGTGCTCTGCTGGCGGCTGACCTGCATGGCCAATTGACCGCGCGCGAGGATCCCGATGCCGGTTAG
- a CDS encoding terminase large subunit domain-containing protein: MSTPEHVPRHHDEPLLLPYQRRWVADESAVRVWEKSRRIGASWATAAGAALEAASEKESGGMDVWYISYNKGMTETFIKDCAFWAGIYSLVASDMEEFVFEDEDPGGKVVAFRITFASGHRITGLSSAPRSLRSIQGHIVIDEGAFVDQLAELLKAALAMLMWGGRVDVISTHNGAENPFAELIQETQSGARPYSLHRTTFDDALYEGLYRRICLVKQGKAPTEAVRAELAWSPESEARWRQEMVDFYGDNAEEELFCVPRRSGGAYLSRALIEARMHPDIPVLRWSLPDDFVDWSEIRRRRTAEAWCREHLEPVLRSLPSQTCFVGEDFGRSGDLTVLWVLQRQADLDLRTCLTAELRNAPFTTQQYVLEYLIDRLDRFGGAALDARGNGAFLAEVARQHYGAGLIDEVALSEAWYREHMPRLKQQLEDGTLTLPKDSDVLDDLRAFRVVKGVARLPEKSTRGGAEQRHGDSGVALAMAVYAATVMEPQEWDVVTGPPRETTTITRGY; the protein is encoded by the coding sequence ATGAGCACACCGGAGCACGTTCCCCGCCACCATGACGAACCCCTGCTTCTGCCCTACCAACGGCGCTGGGTGGCTGACGAGTCCGCCGTGCGGGTATGGGAGAAATCACGCCGTATCGGCGCATCCTGGGCCACAGCCGCTGGTGCGGCCCTGGAGGCCGCGTCCGAGAAGGAATCCGGAGGTATGGACGTCTGGTACATCTCCTACAACAAGGGGATGACCGAGACGTTCATCAAGGACTGCGCCTTTTGGGCTGGCATCTATTCCTTGGTGGCGTCGGACATGGAAGAGTTCGTCTTCGAGGACGAAGATCCCGGCGGCAAGGTAGTCGCCTTCCGCATCACCTTTGCCAGCGGACACCGTATAACGGGGCTTTCCTCCGCTCCCCGTTCCCTTCGCTCCATCCAGGGACACATCGTCATCGACGAAGGGGCCTTTGTGGACCAGCTGGCCGAACTGCTCAAGGCGGCCTTGGCCATGCTCATGTGGGGTGGCCGGGTGGACGTCATATCGACGCACAATGGCGCGGAAAACCCATTCGCGGAGTTGATCCAGGAGACTCAATCCGGGGCGCGGCCATACAGCCTGCACCGAACCACGTTCGACGACGCGCTGTATGAGGGGCTTTATCGCCGCATCTGTCTGGTCAAACAGGGGAAAGCGCCTACCGAGGCGGTCCGGGCGGAGTTGGCCTGGTCTCCCGAGTCGGAGGCCAGGTGGCGGCAGGAGATGGTGGACTTCTATGGGGACAACGCGGAGGAGGAACTCTTCTGTGTTCCCCGCCGCTCCGGCGGAGCCTACCTTTCCCGCGCCCTGATCGAAGCTCGCATGCACCCCGACATTCCGGTGCTGCGGTGGAGCCTGCCCGACGACTTCGTGGACTGGTCGGAGATTCGCCGCCGCCGGACGGCGGAAGCCTGGTGCCGTGAGCACCTGGAGCCAGTCCTGCGATCGCTACCATCCCAGACATGTTTCGTGGGCGAGGACTTCGGCCGCTCTGGCGACTTGACCGTGCTGTGGGTGCTTCAGCGACAGGCCGATCTGGACTTGCGCACCTGCCTGACAGCCGAGTTGAGAAACGCTCCCTTCACCACCCAGCAGTACGTGCTGGAATACCTCATCGACCGATTGGACCGCTTCGGCGGTGCCGCCCTGGATGCCCGGGGCAATGGCGCATTCCTGGCCGAGGTGGCCAGGCAGCACTATGGCGCGGGGCTCATCGACGAGGTGGCCCTGTCCGAAGCCTGGTACCGGGAGCACATGCCCCGCCTCAAGCAGCAACTCGAGGACGGCACGCTCACACTCCCCAAAGACAGCGACGTGCTCGACGATCTGCGGGCCTTCCGCGTGGTGAAAGGGGTGGCGCGTCTACCCGAGAAAAGTACCAGGGGCGGTGCTGAACAGCGCCACGGGGACTCCGGCGTGGCCCTGGCAATGGCTGTGTACGCGGCCACGGTAATGGAGCCGCAGGAGTGGGATGTTGTCACCGGTCCGCCCCGAGAAACCACCACCATCACAAGGGGGTATTGA
- a CDS encoding TraR/DksA family transcriptional regulator translates to MADEVDRAQASEAAFLRSALGSRSASSGEGPEWCGGVPCCRDCGDPIPPARMTAVPDCSRCTTCQEETEAD, encoded by the coding sequence ATGGCTGACGAAGTTGATCGAGCCCAGGCCTCTGAGGCTGCGTTTCTACGCAGTGCCCTCGGCAGCAGGTCCGCGTCTTCTGGCGAAGGGCCGGAGTGGTGCGGTGGAGTGCCGTGCTGCCGCGACTGCGGCGACCCCATCCCCCCGGCGCGGATGACGGCGGTTCCCGATTGTTCACGCTGCACCACGTGCCAAGAAGAAACGGAGGCTGATTAG
- a CDS encoding regulatory protein GemA produces the protein MGKPAYAPDPRRRALLAKIHIAKKGLGLSDADYRTILHELFGVGSSGDLAIHQMAELLNHFIARGWTSGGTSRAPAKPARGRAWIDIPDSDPHHRQKRKILAMARDMGWSLDGLNKRVERQFGVSDIRWLANQDDLQVLVKDMINRMGRKGVDPYPER, from the coding sequence ATGGGTAAACCCGCATATGCGCCTGACCCGCGCCGCCGAGCGCTGTTGGCCAAGATTCACATCGCCAAGAAAGGTTTGGGCCTTTCGGATGCCGACTACCGGACCATTCTTCACGAGTTGTTCGGAGTGGGCAGCTCCGGCGACCTGGCCATCCACCAGATGGCCGAGTTGCTGAACCATTTCATCGCCCGCGGCTGGACCAGCGGCGGCACCAGCCGCGCTCCGGCCAAACCTGCCAGGGGGCGTGCCTGGATCGACATTCCGGATTCCGACCCGCACCACCGTCAAAAACGCAAAATCCTGGCTATGGCGAGGGATATGGGGTGGAGTTTGGATGGCCTGAACAAGCGTGTCGAGCGCCAGTTCGGCGTCAGTGACATCCGCTGGCTGGCCAACCAGGACGATCTCCAGGTGCTGGTCAAGGACATGATCAACCGGATGGGCCGCAAAGGCGTTGATCCGTATCCCGAGCGGTAA
- a CDS encoding DUF3850 domain-containing protein, with protein sequence MKHELKCEPGPFLALLEGRKRVELRFDDRGFAEGDTLLLREIVGEGRYYTGRHVEVSVLHVLHGGQYGLQPGWVAMSIELKETA encoded by the coding sequence ATGAAACACGAACTGAAATGTGAGCCAGGCCCGTTCCTAGCCCTCCTTGAAGGTCGCAAGCGGGTTGAACTGCGATTCGATGATCGTGGATTCGCCGAGGGCGACACCCTGTTGTTGCGAGAGATAGTCGGTGAGGGGCGGTACTACACCGGCCGCCATGTTGAGGTCAGCGTACTCCACGTTCTGCACGGCGGTCAGTACGGCCTGCAACCGGGGTGGGTGGCCATGAGCATTGAACTGAAGGAGACAGCATGA
- the dnaB gene encoding replicative DNA helicase: MTVAESILPASSSQPDTIQPPANLDAEQGVLGGAFHRGELDQLAAIVTAADFHQPRHRLIWRAMERLSERGMALDLITVATELGDELERAGGKPYLAELVSSIVSSAHAAHYARMVAELAGLRRLIAVGTKLTREASHPRADLRDLCDRTSQAADRIAARDRDDTAHATGQLADAAMANLAELAARDGALTGVDTGYAKLNEYTAGLQPSDLIILAARPSMGKTAFALNLALNAATASPETPVMVFSLEMSKEQLASRMLCIQGGVDLSRVRRGWLSESDWSALRGARDVLARLPLWIDDTPALGVMDLRARARRMRRERGVGLVIVDYLQLMRASHRVDSREQEISDISRNLKALAKELNIPVIALSQLNRKVEERSNRRPMLSDLRESGAIEQDADMIVFLYRDEVYNKETPAKGIAEVIIGKQRNGPVGELELLFRAESNRFVEDAPSPEGLPRVGQGELA; the protein is encoded by the coding sequence ATGACCGTGGCCGAGAGTATTCTCCCGGCGTCTAGCTCCCAGCCGGATACCATCCAGCCCCCGGCCAATCTCGATGCCGAGCAGGGCGTGCTGGGCGGCGCGTTTCACCGTGGCGAACTGGATCAGTTGGCGGCCATTGTGACAGCAGCGGACTTCCACCAGCCGCGCCATCGCCTGATCTGGCGGGCCATGGAGCGCCTGTCCGAACGCGGCATGGCTTTGGACCTGATTACGGTGGCCACCGAGTTGGGGGATGAGCTGGAGCGGGCTGGGGGTAAACCCTACCTGGCCGAGCTGGTCTCCTCCATCGTCAGCAGCGCCCACGCGGCCCACTATGCCCGCATGGTCGCGGAGTTGGCGGGGCTGCGGCGGCTGATTGCCGTGGGTACAAAGCTGACGCGCGAGGCATCGCATCCCCGTGCGGATCTGCGCGATCTCTGTGACCGGACCTCGCAGGCTGCCGATCGCATCGCCGCGCGCGACCGCGACGACACGGCCCACGCCACCGGCCAGCTCGCCGACGCGGCCATGGCCAATCTGGCCGAGCTGGCGGCGCGTGACGGCGCGTTGACCGGCGTGGACACGGGGTACGCCAAGCTCAACGAGTACACCGCCGGATTGCAGCCGTCCGACCTGATCATCCTGGCCGCGCGTCCCTCCATGGGCAAGACGGCCTTCGCTCTGAACCTGGCGCTGAATGCGGCCACCGCGTCGCCGGAGACGCCCGTGATGGTCTTCTCCCTGGAGATGAGCAAGGAGCAGCTCGCCTCGCGCATGCTGTGCATCCAGGGAGGCGTGGATCTGTCCCGGGTCCGGCGCGGCTGGCTGTCCGAGTCAGACTGGAGCGCTCTGCGCGGAGCGCGGGATGTGCTGGCCAGGCTGCCCCTGTGGATCGACGACACCCCGGCGCTGGGCGTCATGGACCTGCGGGCGCGGGCGCGGCGGATGCGCCGGGAGCGCGGCGTGGGGCTGGTCATCGTGGACTACCTCCAGCTCATGCGCGCCTCGCACCGGGTGGACTCCCGTGAGCAGGAGATTTCCGACATCTCCCGCAACCTCAAGGCCCTGGCCAAGGAGCTGAATATCCCCGTGATCGCGTTGTCGCAGCTCAACCGCAAGGTGGAGGAGCGCTCCAACCGGCGGCCGATGCTGTCCGATCTGCGGGAGTCAGGGGCTATTGAGCAGGACGCGGACATGATCGTCTTCCTCTACCGCGACGAGGTCTACAACAAGGAGACCCCCGCCAAGGGGATCGCCGAGGTCATCATCGGCAAGCAACGCAACGGCCCCGTGGGCGAGTTGGAGTTGCTCTTCAGGGCGGAGTCGAACCGCTTTGTCGAGGATGCCCCGTCGCCCGAGGGGCTCCCCCGGGTGGGGCAAGGAGAGCTGGCATGA
- a CDS encoding HU family DNA-binding protein, producing the protein MNKGELITRVSDMLSISNSEAERAVSGTLEAMEGALAKGDKVTLTDFGTFEVKQRAGRTGRNPQTGEAVEIAPKRVVTFRPGKGLRAAVNEK; encoded by the coding sequence GTGAACAAAGGCGAACTCATCACCCGTGTGTCGGACATGCTTTCCATTTCCAACTCCGAGGCCGAGCGGGCCGTATCCGGCACCCTGGAGGCCATGGAAGGAGCCCTGGCCAAGGGCGACAAGGTGACCCTCACCGACTTCGGCACCTTCGAGGTCAAGCAGCGCGCCGGGCGCACCGGCCGCAACCCGCAGACAGGGGAGGCCGTGGAGATCGCGCCCAAGAGGGTGGTGACCTTCAGGCCCGGCAAGGGGCTCCGGGCGGCCGTCAACGAGAAGTAA
- a CDS encoding host-nuclease inhibitor Gam family protein codes for MSNIEINDWDGVDAAVRRMGEIDIAVERINGKAQEEINDVKERAKERMAPLCSERKQLETQVQAFCEARKDEFSKRRTRRLTYGEIGYRLVRSVSIPRAKDKVASLLKSLRAYGLGDECIQVEEKPKRDAIESLDDSTIAKLGLKRTVKDSFRVVPDMDAVEGFKEVA; via the coding sequence ATGAGCAACATCGAAATCAACGATTGGGACGGCGTGGACGCGGCTGTGCGGCGCATGGGCGAGATCGACATCGCGGTGGAGCGCATCAACGGCAAGGCCCAGGAAGAGATCAACGACGTCAAGGAACGAGCCAAGGAGCGGATGGCCCCGCTCTGCTCCGAGCGCAAGCAGCTGGAGACGCAGGTCCAGGCGTTCTGCGAGGCGCGCAAGGACGAATTCAGCAAACGCCGTACCCGTCGTCTGACATACGGCGAGATCGGCTACCGGCTGGTGCGCTCGGTGAGCATCCCCCGCGCCAAGGACAAGGTTGCGTCGCTGCTCAAGTCGCTCCGCGCCTACGGGCTGGGTGACGAGTGCATCCAGGTGGAGGAGAAACCCAAGCGGGATGCCATCGAGTCCTTGGACGACTCCACCATCGCCAAGCTGGGCCTGAAGCGCACGGTTAAGGACAGCTTTCGGGTCGTGCCTGACATGGATGCCGTGGAGGGGTTCAAGGAGGTCGCGTGA
- a CDS encoding winged helix DNA-binding protein encodes MSVSFTMEELRPVIQGLTRGGKKSFTAGLLIEALCLEDEQDKAKVRRRLEDMKERRELIRVERGTYTWNPHAATRGGELYERIWRAIRAKKPGWTFRDVSQVSRASYTHVAKYVRWLEAEGYVARHGKSGKSYAYRATQKARDQRKTPFPPKPITDPFAQVRNAACRMVRALMERDPYQPNVRQRIIEDCRTVLARFNEEEEA; translated from the coding sequence ATGAGCGTGAGCTTCACCATGGAGGAGCTGCGTCCCGTCATCCAGGGGCTGACCCGAGGCGGCAAGAAGTCCTTCACCGCCGGGCTGCTCATCGAGGCGTTGTGCCTGGAGGACGAGCAGGACAAGGCCAAGGTGCGGCGGCGTCTGGAGGACATGAAGGAGCGTCGGGAGCTGATCCGCGTGGAACGGGGCACATACACCTGGAACCCCCATGCCGCCACCCGCGGCGGCGAGTTGTACGAGCGAATCTGGCGGGCCATTCGGGCCAAAAAACCAGGGTGGACGTTCCGCGACGTGTCGCAGGTAAGCCGCGCCTCCTACACCCATGTGGCCAAGTACGTCCGTTGGCTTGAGGCGGAAGGCTACGTGGCTAGGCACGGCAAGTCGGGCAAGTCTTATGCGTACAGGGCCACCCAGAAGGCGCGGGATCAGCGCAAGACTCCATTCCCCCCCAAGCCCATTACCGACCCGTTCGCCCAGGTGCGCAACGCAGCCTGCCGCATGGTGCGGGCGCTCATGGAGCGCGACCCGTACCAGCCCAACGTGCGGCAACGCATCATCGAGGACTGCCGGACCGTCCTGGCCCGGTTCAACGAAGAGGAGGAGGCATGA
- a CDS encoding AAA family ATPase, with the protein MRQVFIETDNVSKFRRAVATMEDMEHGQPGIAVCWGQAGRGKTVAVQNYYSEHGGVYLYVWQDWTQCAFLQGLCFEICGQRPRSANDCKIKIVAALSKEPQTIFVDEADKLSVARINDLRDIHELTGSSIVLVGEEELPALLGQQRRVWSRVVQEVVFGPISESDVAMYGMDAADLRIPARECKLIVKKTDGDFRLVRNMFQMLENAAKARDTDTVDEAMVMDVLKHRSWRRS; encoded by the coding sequence ATGCGGCAGGTGTTCATCGAAACCGACAACGTCTCCAAGTTCCGGCGGGCCGTGGCCACCATGGAGGATATGGAGCACGGCCAGCCGGGAATCGCCGTCTGCTGGGGCCAAGCCGGGCGCGGAAAGACCGTGGCCGTACAGAACTACTACAGCGAGCATGGGGGCGTGTATCTGTACGTCTGGCAGGACTGGACACAGTGCGCCTTTCTCCAGGGGCTCTGTTTCGAAATCTGCGGCCAGCGGCCCAGATCAGCCAACGACTGCAAAATTAAAATCGTGGCGGCCCTGTCCAAGGAACCCCAGACCATCTTCGTGGACGAAGCGGACAAACTCAGCGTCGCCCGCATCAACGACCTGCGTGACATCCACGAACTGACCGGCTCCTCCATCGTCCTGGTGGGCGAGGAGGAGTTGCCCGCGCTGCTCGGCCAACAGAGGCGGGTATGGAGCCGGGTTGTTCAGGAAGTTGTGTTCGGCCCGATCAGCGAGTCGGACGTGGCCATGTACGGAATGGACGCGGCTGACCTGCGCATTCCCGCCCGGGAGTGCAAGCTGATCGTCAAGAAGACAGACGGCGACTTTCGCCTGGTGCGCAACATGTTCCAGATGTTGGAGAACGCGGCCAAAGCTCGGGATACCGACACGGTGGACGAGGCCATGGTGATGGATGTGCTCAAGCATCGCAGCTGGAGGCGGTCATGA